Proteins from one Cryptomeria japonica chromosome 4, Sugi_1.0, whole genome shotgun sequence genomic window:
- the LOC131040760 gene encoding uncharacterized protein LOC131040760: MAGASSEIERYFVQKDSMAGASAEIERIVLDLLEGAGKIHWVGAALSMVGFVMERCIQSSNNKSECLEILRRMVNLGKRILQLNDQMPAQKQKLNEAVQCIVVGCTMCASQLTTTRVCRFLTASVNADSIKSFQVKIDRLYDDLILWGVTDMEKRLTKIASQSQELYAYQPAVEIESGRETVIRLLDLNAQHTLVQVVVVYGFGGMGKTTLADAVYANIDLQNHKHCRIHMEQNCTKNDLKVLQEHILNGLFHQNVKLTDCHQGQGMIWSFFKKNPDQPIFLYIDNALNKADLKQLLPAELGSCLPPKSRILLTTRNLRERHICRLEYPTPTILCEPSSIARGKKAFVEECSRVQ, encoded by the exons ATGGCTGGCGCAAGTTCAGAGATAGAAAGATATTTTGTACAGAAAGATTCCATGGCTGGTGCAAGTGCAGAGATAGAGAGAATTGTTCTAGATTTGCTCGAAGGTGCTGGGAAAATTCATTGGGTGGGAGCAGCACTTTCTATGGTGGGATTTGTAATGGAGAGATGTATTCAGTCATCTAACAACAAGAGTGAATGCCTTGAAATTCTGAGAAGGATGGTTAATCTTGGAAAGCGAATTTTGCAGTTGAATGACCAAATGCCAGCCCAGAAGCAAAAACTAAACGAGGCAGTCCAATGCATTGTTGTAGGATGCACAATGTGCGCTTCACAACTTACAACAACCAGGGTTTGTAG GTTTCTTACTGCTTCCGTCAATGCCGATAGTATAAAGAGTTTCCAAGTGAAAATAGACCGTTTGTATGATGACCTTATCTTGTGGGGCGTAACTGACATGGAGAAAAGACTCACAAAGATTGCTTCGCAGTCACAAGAACTCTATGCATACCAACCAGCAG TTGAAATTGAGAGTGGACGAGAAACAGTAATCCGACTGTTAGATTTGAATGCACAACATACGTTAGTACAGGTAGTGGTTGTCTATGGATTTGGAGGGATGGGCAAAACGACACTCGCTGATGCCGTTTATGCAAACATCGACCTCCAAAATCATAAGCATTGCAGAATTCACATGGAACAAAACTGTACCAAGAATGATCTTAAAGTCCTCCAAGAACATATTTTGAATGGATTGTTCCACCAAAATGTGAAATTGACAGACTGTCACCAAGGTCAGGGAATGATCTGGTCGTTCTTCAAAAAGAATCCTGATCAACCTATATTTCTATACATTGACAATGCTCTGAATAAAGCAGATCTCAAACAACTTCTACCTGCAGAATTGGGCAGTTGCCTTCCACCGAAGAGCAGAATACTTCTCACTACCCGAAATCTCCGAGAGAGACATATTTGTCGCCTGGAATATCCAACGCCGACAATACTCTGTGAGCCCTCTTCCATCGCTAGAGGCaagaaagcttttgttgaagaatGTTCTAGAGTACAATGA